AATTACATCCCCAATTTCAAACGCCTTATCTAAAAAAATCCGGTCAGCATACTTTTTTTGAGATCCAAACGGCGGATTTTGAATAACTACCTTTTTTAAATTATTAAAATCGGAAAAATTATCTTCAAAATATTTTTTATCGATGTTTTTAACGTCAGAATTTATAAAATCGACCGTTAAATCCAAATTTGAATTCATATTTAAATTTTTCAAATTTTCTTTTGCTGTATCAATTGTTTCTTTATCAATATCAATCCCAACTGCATGTTCTGCGCCAAGCACTTTAGCACCGATTATAAGCCTACCGCTGCCACAACCAAGGTCAATTACAAAACTGCCTTTAATATCGTCTTTAGCAAACAATAAAAACTCGCTTGCGAGGTTTCCTTCGATAGAATACTGTTCAAGGTGTGCTTTTGGTTTTGGATGCGGTTTTAAATTGTCAAGTAAAATTTCAAGGTGTCTCTTTTTCATAAAAATCCCAAAAATCATTATAAGAACTGATTAAAATTACAACTATAAAAAATCATTATTAAAAATAAAATTAGTTAAATAAAAAAATAATTATGGTTAAATTAAGTTATTCTATGTCGATTCCAGTTCTCTTAGCTTTTTCTGCTTTTGGAAGTGTCACAATTAACATCCCATTTTCAAATTTAGCAGAGGAATTTCCTTCGACAACAGGTGCGGGTAATTTTATGGTTTTGTAAATTTCTTCGTCCTCAGGTACTTCTGAATAAATTATTTTTTCGGACTCCATTATTGCCATTGGAACTCTTTTTGCCCTTAATTCAAGAGTTTCTCCGATTGCATTGATTACAATGTCGTTTTTATTTACTCCAGGAACCATTGCAATTATCTTAATTGTTTCGTCGCCTTCAATCAATGTTATAGGCATGAAACCTTTTCCGCTGATTTCTAAGCCAATTGAGCTCATTTGAAACATGGATTTTCCCATTGGGCCACCAAAACCTTCCATAGGAATGCCCATGCCGAAAACCTTAAAGATTTCTGAAAATGGATCTTTTGGATCTCTACCAAACATGTTTTATCACCCCGTTTCTAATAATACTTACTTTGAAGTTCTATATAAATATAATAGGTAATAATTTTAAAAATAGTGCTTCAAATGTAATATATTTAAAATAAAAGGACGTAACATTGTATTACTAATTCCTATTGCCGCAAGGTGGAAAATAATGTTTGGAAGTTTAAAGGAAAAATTAAATAGTACAATTTCAAAATTAAGCGATAAAATTTATTCAAAAGGGAATGCTAAACCTGTAGAAGAGCCAATTTTAGATGAAACTCCGGAAAAAATTATTGAAGAAAACGAAACAATCTCAGAAGATTCAACAAATATTTTGAAAGAATCAGGAACTGAATCTTTCGCAAAAAAGGAAAAAGTTGGATTTTTGGATAAGTTAACAATTACAAAAAGCATTAAAAAAGTTCTTGGAAAAGATGTAGTTTTAACGGAAAGTGATATTGAAGATATACTTGAAGAAATGGAAATGGAACTTTTTGAAGCAGATGTTGCATTTGAAGTAGTCGAAAAAATTATTGAATCACTAAAAAACCAGCTTGTTGGACTTAAAATATCTGCTAAGGATAATCCTGAAGAAATAACGATAAATGCACTCAAAAAATCCATAAAAGAAATCTTATCTCAGGAACAAAGTGATGTTTTTAAACTTATCGATGAAAAAAAGGCTAAAGGAAAACCTGCAGTACTGCTATTTGTTGGAATAAACGGAACTGGAAAAACGACTTCCATCTCTAAATTAGGATATATCTTAAAAGAAAGAGGATATTCTGTAGTAATGGCTGCAGGCGATACTTTTAGAGCTGGTGCAATAGAACAGCTTGAAGAACACGGAAAAAATACGGCCATTAAAGTTATAAAACATCAAAAAGGTGCAGACAGTGCTGCAGTAATTTACGATGCGATAAGCCATGCAAAAGCAAAAGGAATCGATGTGGTTCTTGCAGATACTGCTGGACGACAGACTACAAATATTAACTTAATGGACGAAATTAAAAAGGTAGTAAGGGTTACAAAACCCGATTTGATCATATTTGTTGGAGATTCCCTTGCTGGAAACGATGCAATATCCCAAGCAGAAGAATTTAATAATGCAATTGATATTGATGGTGCAATCCTTACAAAAACAGATGCAGATGCAAAAGGTGGTGCTGCACTATCCATTGCATACTCAATTGGAAAACCAATTCTTTTCATGGGCGTTGGTCAAAGATATTCAGATATTCAAGAGTTTGACGTCGAATGGATGGTAAAAAAACTCTTTTCAGAAGAAGATACTAAATTATCGTCTGAAAGACAATTTTAATGGCTAACTTTAATATTTATAGTTCCTATCTTTTGGATTAATTGGCAAATTATATAAATATTAAAAACTTAACTTTTTTAACTAATTTACCGGTGGTATCGTGAGTACTAAATTACCTTATTTGATAACTGCCTTTGGGATATCAGTTAATGTTTTAGGCGGATTTATTGCTACATTTTATGAATTACCCATATTTTTAAATAATCTTGGGACCATACTATGTGGATTGTTGCTGGGGCCTGCAGGTGGTGCAATAACCGGCCTTTTTTCAAATCTGATAATTGGTTCTACCGTTAATTCTATTTATATTCCATTTACAATCGTAAATGTTGTTGTGGGTTTTGTTGCAGGTTATGCCGCAATTAAACATAATCGTGAGTTTACTTCAATGATAGTGCATGCTTTTTTAATATCAATCATAGCATTATGTCTTGCAATGCCAATAGAGATATTCATCTTTGGAGGGCCACTTGACCAGACCCTTATTTCATACGCCTCAACAATAACTGCAAATACGGGATTAAACATGTTTACTGCAACATATTTTGCAGAATTTCCACTAATGGTTGCAGATATTGTTTTGTCTGCGATTTGGGCTTATGCAATATTAATGTTACTCCCCACAAAAGTACTGACTATGTTAAAAATCAATAATGAAAATATTTAACCTTTTTTTAATTTTTAAACTAATTTAAGCGTTTTTTGGCTGAAATAACATCCAAAACATATTGTCGCTGCAAGAAATATCAATAGGGATATATTTAAGATATTTTGATCAGGCGCTAAATAATTTATAAATAAAACTGAGAATCCAAGTAAAATCAGTAATTTACACGTAATTAAATGTAATTTTGGATATTTTATCATATTTTTCGCCGTTTTATTTTTTTAAACCTTAAACTGTTTTTTATTTTAAATTCTTTTTAAATTGTATGCTAATTTATATCAGTTGTTCTTTTCTGCTGTTTATAATCTTATATATAATATTTTACCCATATTTATTTGGAATAAAAAAATGTTTTTCAAGGTTGTTAATGTTTGGAGGGTAAACTATGAAAAGAATAGCTTTGGGTTTTCAGCATGTACTCGCAATGTTTGGTGCAACTGTAACCGTTCCCCTTGTTGTAGGGTATGCGATTGGACTTTCGATGTCTGAAATTGCGCTTTTGCTTCAGGCAGTATTACTTGCGATGGGTGTCGCAACACTTTTACAAACGTATGCAGGTTCAAGATTTCCAATCGTTCAGGGATCAAGTTTTGCATTTATTCCGGGATTAATTGCAGTTGGATCCGGAATGGGCCTTGCAGCAGTTGAGGGGGCTTTAATTATGGGTGGAGTCATTGAAGCGGCCACAGGTGCACTTGGATTAATTGGTAAATTAAAAAAACTCTTTTCACCGATAGTTACGGGCGTTACAATCATGCTTATCGGGTTTAGCCTTGCAAATGTTGCAGTTCAGTATTCATTCAACTATTTTGCAGATCCAGCAGGTGGATCAATTGTAATATCTGCACTTGTTGCAGCAATCACTTTTATAACAACAATACTTGTTTCACTGCAGGGAAAGGGAACCTTAAAAGCAATGCCGGTTGTAATCGGGGCGACTGTTGGATATATCATAAGTATTTTCTTAGGTCTTGTTGACTTTTCAATGATGAACCAGCTTTCATGGTTTGCACTGCCAAAACTTATGCCTTGGGGAATGCCAGTATTCGACGTTAATGCAATTATAATATTGTTGTTTGCATTTATGGTCAGCATTATTGAAAGTGTCGGAGATTACCACGCAATTTCAACAATTGCAAATTTAAAAATTGATGACAATAAAATAAACAGAGGTATCGCTTCAGAAGGGTTCTCCTGTACTCTTGCAGGTCTTTTTGGTGCATGCGGTACAACGAGTTACTCTGAAAACATCGGGC
This DNA window, taken from Methanococcus maripaludis, encodes the following:
- a CDS encoding uracil-xanthine permease family protein; this translates as MKRIALGFQHVLAMFGATVTVPLVVGYAIGLSMSEIALLLQAVLLAMGVATLLQTYAGSRFPIVQGSSFAFIPGLIAVGSGMGLAAVEGALIMGGVIEAATGALGLIGKLKKLFSPIVTGVTIMLIGFSLANVAVQYSFNYFADPAGGSIVISALVAAITFITTILVSLQGKGTLKAMPVVIGATVGYIISIFLGLVDFSMMNQLSWFALPKLMPWGMPVFDVNAIIILLFAFMVSIIESVGDYHAISTIANLKIDDNKINRGIASEGFSCTLAGLFGACGTTSYSENIGLVALTKVSSVQVVQIGAGILILLSLIPKFSGILASIPAPVLGGLTTALYGMISITGLKLIKDKVELNDRNTLILASALILGLGAPQLPAEFLSLFPQIVSSILESGMAVGAITAILMDQLLKK
- a CDS encoding Hsp20/alpha crystallin family protein is translated as MFGRDPKDPFSEIFKVFGMGIPMEGFGGPMGKSMFQMSSIGLEISGKGFMPITLIEGDETIKIIAMVPGVNKNDIVINAIGETLELRAKRVPMAIMESEKIIYSEVPEDEEIYKTIKLPAPVVEGNSSAKFENGMLIVTLPKAEKAKRTGIDIE
- the ftsY gene encoding signal recognition particle-docking protein FtsY; translated protein: MFGSLKEKLNSTISKLSDKIYSKGNAKPVEEPILDETPEKIIEENETISEDSTNILKESGTESFAKKEKVGFLDKLTITKSIKKVLGKDVVLTESDIEDILEEMEMELFEADVAFEVVEKIIESLKNQLVGLKISAKDNPEEITINALKKSIKEILSQEQSDVFKLIDEKKAKGKPAVLLFVGINGTGKTTSISKLGYILKERGYSVVMAAGDTFRAGAIEQLEEHGKNTAIKVIKHQKGADSAAVIYDAISHAKAKGIDVVLADTAGRQTTNINLMDEIKKVVRVTKPDLIIFVGDSLAGNDAISQAEEFNNAIDIDGAILTKTDADAKGGAALSIAYSIGKPILFMGVGQRYSDIQEFDVEWMVKKLFSEEDTKLSSERQF
- a CDS encoding ECF transporter S component codes for the protein MSTKLPYLITAFGISVNVLGGFIATFYELPIFLNNLGTILCGLLLGPAGGAITGLFSNLIIGSTVNSIYIPFTIVNVVVGFVAGYAAIKHNREFTSMIVHAFLISIIALCLAMPIEIFIFGGPLDQTLISYASTITANTGLNMFTATYFAEFPLMVADIVLSAIWAYAILMLLPTKVLTMLKINNENI
- a CDS encoding METTL5 family protein, with the protein product MKKRHLEILLDNLKPHPKPKAHLEQYSIEGNLASEFLLFAKDDIKGSFVIDLGCGSGRLIIGAKVLGAEHAVGIDIDKETIDTAKENLKNLNMNSNLDLTVDFINSDVKNIDKKYFEDNFSDFNNLKKVVIQNPPFGSQKKYADRIFLDKAFEIGDVIYTIHNTATRDFLINYVKEKGLEITNIFQADFRIPAIYEFHTKKAVNVPVDIYRIV